A genomic region of Kribbella sp. NBC_00382 contains the following coding sequences:
- a CDS encoding MMPL family transporter: protein MMSHALYKLGRYAARRPWTVIGTWLVVSLLVIAAAGVFGQKLSDSMGAPGLDSQKATDLLARSNDAGLTAKVVLTPADGQATFSDSGPRAALGNVRAGAAELPNVLDAGDPQISADGRVAVIRLQYPVEEKLGPGDLENLKEFAGQVPPALRIELGGDLFFVFEVPETGLGEGLGLLVAILILLVTFGSLIAMGLPIGLALFGLALGISSMSLVTYLIDIPSWAPVIGSMVGLGVGIDYALFLVTRHREYLSSGLTVEESAGRAVATAGQAVVFAGGTVVIAILGLAVAGVPFMTAGGIAVAIIVLIMVVASITLLPAFLGLAGHWINRLAVRRVTVRTGGWERWARHVSRNAVAYLVGSVVALLAIAAPVLALQVGTPDEGALPATRTERRAYDLIAAGFGPGINGPLVIAVDISRDASVVEPLLDAVVADKGIAAVAPPDVNVAAGVATLVAFPTTGPQDDATLETVRRLRTDVFPSVLRDSPASAHVGGQTASFADVGAKVNDRLPVFVGAVILLSILLLTVVFRSIVVPLKAALMNLLSIGASFGVMVMVFQWGWGADLIGLESTVPIVPFIPMFMFAILFGLSMDYEVFLLTRIREEYLRTGDSDGSVVHGIATTGRLITSAALIMVSVFLGFVLSNDPSAKMFGLGLAVAIFIDATIVRMLLVPAAMKLLGNANWWIPAWLDRLLPVLDRPDEKSTQGVVPVDTFA from the coding sequence ATGATGTCGCACGCGCTGTACAAACTGGGCCGGTACGCCGCCCGCCGACCGTGGACGGTGATCGGCACGTGGCTCGTCGTCTCCCTGCTCGTGATCGCGGCCGCCGGCGTCTTCGGCCAGAAGCTGTCGGACTCGATGGGAGCGCCGGGGCTCGACTCACAGAAGGCCACCGACCTGCTCGCCCGGTCGAACGATGCCGGGCTGACGGCGAAGGTCGTGCTTACGCCTGCTGACGGTCAGGCGACGTTCTCCGACTCGGGGCCGCGGGCTGCTTTGGGCAACGTCCGGGCTGGGGCGGCCGAGCTGCCCAATGTGCTGGACGCCGGGGACCCACAGATCTCGGCCGATGGGCGCGTCGCGGTCATCCGGCTTCAGTACCCGGTCGAGGAGAAGCTGGGTCCTGGCGATCTGGAGAACCTCAAGGAGTTCGCCGGCCAGGTGCCTCCTGCGCTCCGGATCGAGCTGGGTGGCGATCTCTTCTTCGTCTTCGAGGTGCCCGAGACGGGTCTTGGCGAAGGGCTCGGGCTGCTGGTCGCGATCCTCATCCTGCTGGTGACCTTCGGGTCGCTGATCGCGATGGGGTTGCCGATCGGGCTGGCGTTGTTCGGGCTGGCGCTCGGGATCAGTTCGATGTCGCTGGTGACGTACCTGATCGACATTCCCAGCTGGGCGCCGGTGATCGGGAGCATGGTCGGGCTCGGGGTGGGGATCGACTACGCGTTGTTTCTGGTCACGCGGCATCGCGAGTACTTGTCCTCAGGACTGACCGTCGAGGAGTCGGCTGGGCGGGCGGTCGCCACTGCTGGGCAGGCGGTGGTGTTCGCGGGCGGGACGGTGGTGATCGCGATTCTCGGGCTGGCGGTTGCCGGCGTACCGTTCATGACCGCGGGTGGGATCGCGGTCGCGATCATCGTGCTGATCATGGTCGTTGCCTCGATCACCTTGTTGCCGGCGTTCCTGGGGTTGGCGGGCCATTGGATCAACCGGCTCGCAGTACGGCGCGTCACCGTACGAACGGGCGGCTGGGAGCGTTGGGCTCGGCACGTGTCGCGGAACGCCGTTGCGTATCTCGTCGGTTCGGTTGTCGCGTTGCTGGCGATCGCCGCTCCGGTGCTGGCGCTTCAGGTCGGTACGCCTGATGAGGGCGCGCTTCCTGCTACGCGGACCGAGCGGCGGGCGTACGACTTGATCGCCGCGGGGTTCGGTCCTGGTATCAACGGGCCGTTGGTGATTGCCGTGGACATCTCTCGGGACGCTTCTGTGGTCGAGCCTCTGCTTGACGCGGTGGTTGCCGACAAGGGCATCGCCGCCGTCGCCCCGCCCGATGTGAATGTCGCTGCCGGGGTGGCAACGCTCGTCGCGTTCCCGACCACTGGACCGCAGGACGATGCGACGCTGGAAACGGTGAGGCGCCTGCGTACCGACGTCTTTCCTTCGGTACTACGGGACAGCCCGGCGTCGGCTCATGTCGGTGGGCAGACGGCGAGCTTCGCCGATGTCGGTGCCAAGGTCAACGATCGCCTGCCGGTCTTCGTCGGCGCGGTGATCCTGTTATCGATCCTGCTGCTCACCGTGGTGTTCCGGTCGATCGTCGTACCGCTCAAGGCGGCGCTGATGAACCTGCTCAGCATCGGCGCCTCGTTCGGGGTGATGGTGATGGTGTTCCAGTGGGGCTGGGGCGCGGACCTGATCGGGCTGGAGTCGACGGTGCCGATCGTGCCCTTCATCCCGATGTTCATGTTCGCGATCCTGTTCGGGCTGTCGATGGATTACGAGGTGTTCCTGCTGACCCGGATCCGCGAGGAGTACCTGCGGACCGGGGACAGCGACGGCTCGGTCGTGCACGGCATCGCGACCACGGGACGGCTGATCACGTCGGCCGCGCTGATCATGGTCTCGGTCTTCCTCGGCTTCGTACTGAGCAACGACCCGTCGGCCAAGATGTTCGGGCTCGGATTGGCGGTCGCGATCTTCATCGACGCGACCATCGTCCGGATGCTTTTGGTGCCGGCGGCAATGAAGCTGCTGGGCAACGCCAACTGGTGGATCCCGGCCTGGCTCGATCGCCTGCTGCCGGTGCTAGACCGGCCGGACGAAAAGAGCACGCAAGGAGTCGTACCTGTGGATACCTTCGCCTGA
- a CDS encoding serine hydrolase domain-containing protein — protein MELSRRNLGKLVVATGGAAALGTAVIRSADAAATWKATGTAVPALAGFDNQMKTFMQARGVTAGQLAVTYKGRLVLARGYSTESTLAVQPTSLFRVASLTKSFTSAAILKLVQDGKLSLTTPVTSILTFTPPAGQTVDPRLKTVTIKRLLQHLGGWDRDVSGDPTGMDATIAKALGVPMELQHADVIKFMAGRPLDNAPGTKVAYSNYGFLLAGRVIEKVSGLPYATYVQQKLLTPLKITRMAQGYTIAKHAGEVPYDSQYTAKTVLDMTGKVVAAPYGSFSMRIHDANGGWIASAPDLVRWAKMFDAPGTVLNSTSLASVWAKPETGVSPDGWYYGLGWQVRPTTQGGTGRNTWHTGSLPGTFTLLVRTYNGMSWAALFNRRDDPSGKSYGDIDAAMWTAAQGVKTWPTNDLFPQYFPS, from the coding sequence GTGGAACTGTCACGCCGTAATCTCGGCAAGCTCGTCGTCGCGACCGGGGGAGCAGCGGCTCTCGGGACGGCGGTGATCAGGTCCGCCGACGCCGCCGCGACGTGGAAGGCGACCGGGACCGCAGTGCCGGCGCTGGCTGGTTTCGACAACCAGATGAAGACCTTCATGCAGGCGCGCGGCGTGACGGCGGGTCAGTTGGCGGTGACGTACAAGGGCCGGCTGGTACTTGCCCGCGGCTACAGCACCGAGTCCACGCTGGCCGTCCAGCCGACCTCGTTGTTCCGGGTCGCCTCGCTGACGAAGTCGTTCACGTCGGCGGCGATCCTCAAGCTGGTGCAGGACGGCAAGCTCAGCCTGACCACGCCGGTGACGTCGATCCTCACCTTCACCCCGCCGGCCGGGCAGACGGTCGACCCGCGGCTGAAGACGGTCACCATCAAGCGGCTCCTCCAGCACCTCGGCGGCTGGGACCGCGACGTGTCCGGCGACCCGACCGGCATGGACGCGACCATCGCCAAGGCGCTCGGCGTCCCGATGGAGTTGCAGCACGCCGACGTCATCAAGTTCATGGCCGGGCGGCCGCTCGACAACGCACCCGGTACGAAGGTTGCCTACTCCAACTACGGCTTCCTGCTCGCCGGCCGCGTGATCGAGAAGGTCAGCGGGCTGCCCTATGCGACGTACGTGCAGCAGAAGTTGCTGACCCCGTTGAAGATCACCCGGATGGCGCAGGGCTACACGATCGCCAAGCACGCGGGCGAGGTGCCGTACGACTCGCAGTACACGGCGAAGACGGTCCTGGACATGACGGGCAAGGTCGTCGCAGCGCCGTACGGGTCCTTCAGCATGCGCATCCACGACGCCAACGGCGGCTGGATCGCGAGCGCCCCGGATCTGGTCCGCTGGGCCAAGATGTTCGACGCGCCAGGCACCGTCCTGAACAGCACCTCGCTGGCCAGCGTCTGGGCCAAGCCCGAGACCGGCGTATCGCCCGACGGCTGGTACTACGGCCTCGGCTGGCAGGTCCGCCCGACGACCCAGGGCGGCACCGGCCGCAACACCTGGCACACCGGCAGCCTCCCCGGAACCTTCACCCTGCTCGTCCGCACGTACAACGGCATGAGCTGGGCCGCACTCTTCAACCGCCGCGACGACCCCAGCGGCAAGTCATACGGCGACATCGACGCAGCCATGTGGACCGCAGCCCAGGGCGTGAAGACCTGGCCTACCAACGACCTCTTCCCGCAGTACTTCCCCAGCTGA
- a CDS encoding response regulator transcription factor: MTAEDGQMIRVLVADDQELVCTGLTMILSVQPGIEVVGQAADGREAVELARRLRPDVCLFDIRMPGMDGIAATRELAGPNVENPLAVVVITTFDLDEYVHGALKAGARGFLLKDAGPELLVQAIHAAADGEALIAPKITARLLAAFSDTRLGRPPAQPVEPLTGREEQILLTVAQGRTNSEIAGDLHISLSTVKTHLTSIMTKLGARNRVELVMWAYETHRVQR, encoded by the coding sequence ATGACTGCCGAGGACGGCCAGATGATCCGGGTACTCGTCGCCGACGACCAGGAACTCGTCTGCACCGGGCTGACGATGATCCTGTCGGTGCAACCCGGTATTGAGGTGGTCGGTCAGGCCGCCGACGGCCGTGAGGCGGTCGAACTCGCCCGCCGGCTGCGCCCAGACGTGTGTCTGTTCGACATCCGGATGCCCGGGATGGACGGGATCGCGGCCACTCGTGAACTCGCCGGACCGAACGTCGAGAACCCGCTCGCGGTCGTCGTGATCACCACCTTCGACCTCGACGAGTACGTCCACGGCGCGCTCAAGGCCGGGGCTCGCGGCTTCCTGCTCAAGGACGCCGGTCCCGAACTCCTGGTCCAGGCGATCCATGCCGCCGCCGACGGCGAGGCGCTGATCGCCCCGAAGATCACTGCCCGCCTACTCGCGGCCTTCTCCGACACCCGGCTCGGCCGGCCGCCTGCTCAACCCGTCGAGCCGCTGACCGGCCGCGAGGAGCAGATCCTGCTCACCGTCGCCCAGGGCCGCACCAACTCCGAGATCGCCGGCGACCTCCACATCAGCCTCAGCACGGTCAAGACCCACCTCACCAGCATCATGACCAAACTCGGCGCCCGGAACCGGGTCGAACTCGTCATGTGGGCCTACGAAACCCACCGAGTCCAGCGCTGA
- a CDS encoding chitosanase, which translates to MFNAPTSTKSTTRRLTGILLGLAVAAAPATAYASPLLEHSNAPHAQSSVQAVGLDDPAKKEIAMKIVSSAENSSLDWKAQYKYIEDIDDGRGYTAGIIGFCSGTGDMLDLVKLYKQKKPGNVLQKYLPALENVDGTDSHEGLDPNYTKDWKTAASDSVFKAAQDSERDRVYFNPSVSQGKADGVGVLGQFMYYDAIVMHGGGNDGTSFGGIRKRALTKAKPPAQGGNETTWLNAFLDARVWAMKQEEAHSDTSRVDTAQRVFLRNGNLNLNTPLDWKVYGDAFHIS; encoded by the coding sequence GTGTTCAACGCCCCCACGAGCACCAAGAGCACCACCCGCCGGCTGACCGGCATCTTGCTGGGCCTCGCCGTCGCTGCCGCCCCGGCGACCGCGTACGCCTCGCCGCTGCTGGAGCACAGCAACGCCCCGCACGCCCAGAGCAGCGTGCAGGCAGTCGGGCTGGACGACCCGGCGAAGAAGGAGATCGCCATGAAGATCGTGTCCAGCGCGGAGAACTCCTCGCTGGACTGGAAGGCGCAGTACAAGTACATCGAGGACATCGACGACGGCCGCGGCTACACGGCCGGCATCATCGGGTTCTGCTCCGGTACCGGCGACATGCTCGACCTGGTGAAGCTGTACAAGCAGAAGAAGCCGGGCAACGTCCTGCAGAAGTACCTGCCCGCTCTGGAGAACGTCGACGGCACCGACTCGCACGAGGGTCTCGACCCGAACTACACCAAGGACTGGAAGACCGCCGCCAGCGACTCGGTCTTCAAGGCCGCGCAGGACAGCGAGCGCGACCGGGTGTACTTCAACCCGTCGGTGAGCCAGGGCAAGGCTGACGGCGTCGGCGTACTCGGCCAGTTCATGTACTACGACGCGATCGTCATGCACGGTGGCGGCAACGACGGCACCAGCTTCGGCGGCATCCGCAAGCGCGCCCTGACCAAGGCCAAGCCGCCGGCCCAGGGCGGTAACGAGACCACCTGGCTGAACGCCTTCCTCGACGCCCGCGTCTGGGCGATGAAGCAGGAGGAGGCGCACAGCGACACCAGCCGGGTCGACACCGCCCAGCGCGTGTTCCTCCGCAACGGCAACCTCAACCTCAACACCCCGCTGGACTGGAAGGTCTACGGAGACGCCTTCCACATCAGCTGA
- a CDS encoding alpha/beta hydrolase codes for MSREQREQARSLISKAELGQTPAEQRAGFDEMFASRPLGEDVTLSPRTLGGRPALDVHIDGAEGEGVILYLHGGGYSIGSARTGANLAAPLARSTGVPAVSLEYRLAPEDPFPAAVDDALAAYRELLESGQKVVVAGDSAGGGLALALMLAARTAGLPQPAAAVLYSPWTDVSLSGGSIDSRGDFDPLFSRAQMAESADWYVGGQDPRDELASPLFADLTGLPPLLVQVGSAEVLLDDSLRLAVRAAEAEVDVSLDVVAGAPHVFQYFTGFLPEADEALERAAAFLRRRLGDQPVG; via the coding sequence ATGAGCAGGGAGCAACGTGAGCAGGCGCGCAGCCTGATCAGCAAGGCCGAACTCGGCCAGACGCCCGCCGAGCAGCGCGCCGGCTTCGACGAGATGTTCGCCAGTCGCCCGCTCGGTGAGGACGTGACGCTGAGTCCCCGGACGCTGGGCGGCCGTCCCGCGCTGGACGTCCACATCGACGGCGCCGAGGGCGAGGGCGTCATCCTTTACCTCCACGGCGGCGGCTACTCGATCGGATCCGCGCGCACGGGGGCCAACCTTGCGGCGCCGCTGGCGCGGAGTACCGGCGTACCGGCTGTGTCGCTGGAGTATCGGCTGGCGCCGGAGGACCCGTTCCCGGCCGCGGTCGACGATGCGCTCGCGGCGTACCGGGAGCTGCTCGAGAGTGGCCAGAAGGTCGTCGTAGCAGGGGATTCGGCCGGTGGCGGGCTCGCGCTCGCGTTGATGCTCGCGGCGCGCACGGCCGGGCTGCCTCAGCCGGCAGCGGCTGTCCTGTACTCGCCGTGGACTGATGTGTCGTTGAGCGGCGGGAGCATCGACTCGCGGGGCGACTTCGACCCGCTGTTCAGCCGGGCCCAGATGGCCGAGTCTGCGGACTGGTACGTCGGCGGTCAGGACCCGCGGGACGAGCTGGCCAGCCCGCTGTTCGCGGACCTGACCGGTCTGCCGCCGCTGTTGGTCCAGGTCGGATCGGCCGAGGTCCTGTTGGACGACTCGCTGCGCCTGGCGGTCCGGGCCGCCGAAGCCGAGGTCGACGTCAGCCTGGACGTGGTCGCCGGGGCGCCGCACGTGTTCCAGTACTTCACCGGTTTCCTGCCCGAGGCCGATGAGGCGCTCGAGCGGGCTGCGGCCTTCCTGCGACGCCGACTCGGGGACCAGCCGGTCGGGTAG
- a CDS encoding sensor histidine kinase: MLRNALRSLWAEPRAPQAPRRVWRDWVLVGLLLPTAILEGILRDHLVWRPVALLIAVGTVLALLWRRTSPFEVVAGVFGTLILLSTVVLLSGQESVGLYMMICVILLPYSLFRWGSGREIGIGLVFILGALVLGLAADPTGLVDSIFGSMFLLFPATVGIAVRYWTSSRVRELDQMRLREREQLARELHDTVAHHVSAIVIRAQAGRVVAATDPKAAVDALSIIESEASRTLAEMRVMVAGLRQDEAAAMAPQPGVADLEQLAHGSRLHVDVELSGDLDDLGPSVGAALYRIAQESITNAVRHARAATRVDVRVAGERDSVRLTIQDDGEAGSAGPVGYGLVGMTERAALLGGSFEAGPGDDRGWTVKAVLPRTTR, encoded by the coding sequence ATGTTGAGAAACGCGCTCCGCTCGCTCTGGGCAGAACCGCGTGCTCCCCAGGCACCCCGGCGAGTCTGGCGGGACTGGGTACTCGTCGGCCTGCTGTTGCCGACGGCCATCCTGGAGGGGATCCTCCGGGATCACCTGGTGTGGCGGCCGGTTGCGCTGCTGATCGCCGTGGGCACCGTGCTCGCACTGCTTTGGCGGCGTACCTCTCCGTTCGAGGTCGTGGCCGGCGTGTTCGGCACCCTGATCCTCCTGAGCACAGTGGTTCTGCTCAGCGGCCAGGAGTCAGTGGGGCTGTACATGATGATCTGCGTGATCCTGCTCCCGTACTCCTTGTTTCGCTGGGGATCCGGCCGGGAGATCGGGATCGGGCTGGTCTTCATCCTGGGTGCCTTGGTGCTCGGGCTCGCGGCCGACCCCACCGGCCTGGTCGACTCCATCTTCGGGAGCATGTTCCTGCTCTTCCCGGCGACGGTCGGTATCGCGGTCCGGTACTGGACTTCCTCGCGGGTCCGTGAGTTGGACCAGATGAGGCTCCGCGAGCGTGAGCAACTGGCCCGCGAGTTGCACGACACGGTCGCTCACCACGTCTCGGCCATCGTCATCCGGGCGCAGGCCGGCCGGGTTGTCGCCGCGACCGATCCGAAGGCGGCAGTGGACGCCTTGTCCATCATCGAGTCGGAGGCTTCCCGCACGCTGGCGGAGATGCGCGTCATGGTCGCCGGACTCCGCCAGGACGAGGCGGCCGCGATGGCTCCGCAGCCGGGCGTGGCCGACCTCGAGCAACTCGCTCATGGAAGCCGGCTCCACGTCGATGTGGAGTTGTCGGGTGACCTCGACGATCTCGGGCCGTCGGTCGGCGCCGCTCTCTACCGGATAGCCCAGGAGTCGATCACGAACGCCGTCCGCCATGCCCGCGCTGCCACCCGCGTCGACGTCCGGGTGGCCGGCGAGCGCGACTCCGTACGCCTGACCATCCAGGACGATGGCGAGGCAGGCTCGGCCGGGCCGGTCGGCTACGGTCTGGTCGGTATGACGGAGCGAGCAGCCCTCCTCGGAGGCTCCTTCGAGGCGGGCCCCGGCGACGACCGGGGATGGACCGTGAAAGCAGTGCTACCGAGGACGACCAGATGA
- a CDS encoding MarR family winged helix-turn-helix transcriptional regulator: protein MTDLTSLFSDLVRLETRLYNALDARLKAEHDLPLGQFEFLRFIVASGTTRVQDLAQEFAITVGATSKGVDRLEAAGRCHRTANPDDRRSSLVEATPEGREILTAATPTVEAELATLIGSTLPDQSIEDLANLLSTISAGLGGFRRPT from the coding sequence GTGACCGACCTCACGTCGCTGTTCTCGGACCTGGTCCGGCTGGAGACGCGGCTCTACAACGCGCTCGACGCCCGGCTGAAGGCGGAGCACGACCTGCCGCTGGGCCAGTTCGAGTTCCTGCGCTTCATCGTGGCGAGCGGGACGACGCGGGTGCAGGACCTTGCTCAGGAGTTCGCCATCACGGTCGGCGCCACCAGCAAAGGGGTCGACCGGCTCGAAGCTGCCGGTCGTTGCCACCGGACGGCCAACCCCGACGACCGCCGCTCCTCGCTGGTCGAAGCGACGCCGGAGGGCCGGGAGATCCTGACCGCCGCGACGCCTACGGTCGAGGCCGAACTCGCCACGCTGATCGGCTCAACGTTGCCCGATCAATCGATCGAAGACCTGGCCAACCTGCTGTCGACGATCAGCGCTGGACTCGGTGGGTTTCGTAGGCCCACATGA
- a CDS encoding DEAD/DEAH box helicase, with amino-acid sequence MSTPSEKYAVFRSDQEHPAVREFRSLYDFQLDDFQLRACAALEDGHQVLVAAPTGSGKTLVGEFAVHLALQRGQKCFYTTPIKALSNQKYSDLVRRYGHDNVGLLTGDNSINSEAPIVVMTTEVLRNMLYAASQTLLGLSYVVMDEVHYLADRARGAVWEEVIIHLPESVSVVSLSATVSNAEEFGDWLETVRGNTVVVLEEKRPVPLFQHVMVGKRLHDLFAGEAPTARAGGVAQYGPSYTAPKSKSGNPAKASSGGPDLKDMVNPQLVKIARDDSRIFKDDSRRPRRRRDLPKSRPARSHFTPYRSDVVEELDAGALLPAIYFIFSRKGCEDAMLQCLRSGLRLTKPSEQTEIRRVLAERMVDLPDEDLGVLGYHDFSEALSRGIAAHHAGMLAAFKEVVEELFARGLIKVVFATETLALGINMPARTVVLEKLSKWNGEAHVDITPGEYTQLTGRAGRRGIDVEGHAVVLWQPGFDPRAVAGLASTRTYPLRSSFSPSYNMAVNLVRQVGRSRARDMLELSFAQFQSDQAVVGLARQVQRNTEALEGYKESIDCHLGDFLEYAALRRRIGDRESSGSKARKLDRRVEAQASLEKLRIGDIIRIPAGRSAGWALVLDAGVRSEREGPRPTVLTLDRQVRKLSMIDFPTPVEAISTLRVPKKFNARNPQQRRELAHVLRGRTDMLGEDGPPSSRSRSGDVVTHADDPELQQMRAELRAHPCHGCSDREDHARWAERYFRLDRENRDTQRKIEQRTNTIARQFDRVCQVLDALHYLDGDKTTEAGDRLSRIYTELDLVAAECLRVGVFDDLDVPELAACLAALVYESRSKDEPTSPRLPRGEVRTALEKMGTIWRDLSALERDMRVDFLRPMDLGFSWAAFRWASGASLAEVLYESDLAAGDFVRWVKQLIDLTEQVADAAGPTPLRKTARQVTDQIRRGVISYASVVDEP; translated from the coding sequence ATGAGTACTCCGTCCGAGAAGTATGCCGTTTTCCGCTCGGACCAGGAGCACCCCGCGGTGCGGGAGTTCCGCTCGCTGTACGACTTCCAGCTGGACGACTTCCAGTTGCGGGCGTGCGCGGCGCTGGAGGACGGGCACCAGGTGCTGGTCGCCGCGCCGACCGGGTCGGGCAAGACGCTGGTCGGCGAGTTCGCCGTGCACCTGGCCCTGCAGCGCGGGCAGAAGTGCTTCTACACCACCCCGATCAAGGCACTGAGCAACCAGAAGTACAGCGATCTCGTCCGCCGCTACGGCCACGACAACGTCGGCCTGCTGACCGGTGACAACTCGATCAACTCCGAGGCGCCGATCGTCGTGATGACGACCGAGGTGCTGCGCAACATGCTGTACGCCGCCTCGCAGACGTTGCTCGGCCTGTCGTACGTGGTGATGGACGAGGTGCACTACCTCGCAGACCGGGCCCGCGGTGCGGTCTGGGAGGAAGTGATCATCCACCTGCCGGAGTCGGTCTCGGTGGTATCGCTGTCGGCGACGGTGAGCAACGCGGAGGAGTTCGGCGACTGGCTGGAGACCGTCCGCGGCAACACCGTGGTGGTGCTGGAGGAGAAGCGGCCGGTACCGCTGTTCCAGCACGTGATGGTCGGCAAGCGGCTGCACGACCTGTTCGCGGGGGAGGCGCCGACCGCGCGCGCCGGTGGCGTAGCGCAGTACGGGCCGTCGTACACCGCGCCGAAGTCGAAGTCTGGGAACCCGGCCAAGGCCAGCAGCGGGGGGCCTGACCTGAAGGACATGGTCAACCCGCAGCTGGTCAAGATCGCCCGCGACGACAGCCGGATCTTCAAGGACGACTCACGCAGGCCGCGCCGCCGGCGGGATCTGCCCAAGAGCCGGCCGGCCCGGTCGCACTTCACGCCGTACCGGTCCGACGTGGTCGAGGAGCTGGATGCCGGCGCGCTGCTGCCGGCGATCTACTTCATCTTCTCCCGCAAGGGCTGCGAGGACGCGATGCTGCAGTGCCTGCGTTCCGGCCTGCGGCTGACCAAGCCGAGCGAGCAGACCGAGATCAGGCGGGTGCTCGCTGAGCGGATGGTGGACCTGCCGGACGAGGACCTCGGCGTGCTCGGGTACCACGACTTCAGTGAGGCGCTCAGTCGCGGCATCGCGGCGCACCACGCGGGCATGCTCGCGGCCTTCAAGGAGGTCGTCGAGGAGCTGTTCGCGCGCGGCCTGATCAAGGTCGTCTTCGCCACCGAGACGCTTGCCCTAGGCATCAACATGCCGGCCCGCACGGTGGTGCTGGAGAAGCTGAGCAAGTGGAACGGCGAGGCCCACGTCGACATCACGCCAGGGGAGTACACCCAGCTGACCGGCCGGGCCGGGCGCCGAGGCATCGACGTCGAGGGGCACGCGGTCGTGCTCTGGCAGCCGGGATTCGACCCACGTGCGGTTGCTGGTCTTGCGTCGACTCGTACTTATCCGTTGCGGTCGTCGTTCTCCCCGTCGTACAACATGGCCGTCAACCTGGTCCGCCAGGTCGGGCGCTCGCGGGCGCGCGACATGCTGGAGCTGTCGTTCGCGCAGTTCCAGTCCGACCAGGCTGTGGTGGGGTTGGCGCGCCAGGTGCAGCGCAACACGGAGGCGCTGGAGGGGTACAAGGAGTCCATCGACTGCCACCTCGGCGACTTCCTCGAGTACGCCGCGCTGCGCCGCCGGATCGGTGATCGCGAGTCGTCGGGCTCGAAGGCGCGCAAGCTGGATCGCCGGGTCGAGGCTCAAGCGTCGCTGGAGAAGCTGCGGATCGGCGACATCATCCGGATCCCGGCCGGCCGGAGCGCGGGCTGGGCTCTGGTACTCGACGCCGGCGTACGGTCCGAGCGCGAGGGGCCGCGGCCGACCGTACTGACGCTGGACCGGCAGGTGCGCAAGCTGTCGATGATCGACTTCCCGACCCCGGTCGAGGCGATCAGCACGCTGCGGGTGCCGAAGAAGTTCAACGCCCGCAACCCGCAGCAGCGCCGCGAGCTTGCCCACGTGCTCCGCGGTCGGACCGACATGCTCGGTGAGGACGGTCCGCCGTCGTCGCGCAGCCGGAGCGGTGACGTCGTCACGCACGCGGACGATCCCGAGTTGCAGCAGATGCGGGCCGAGCTGCGTGCGCACCCGTGCCACGGTTGCTCGGATCGCGAGGACCACGCCCGCTGGGCCGAGCGGTACTTCCGGCTCGACCGGGAGAACCGCGACACGCAACGCAAGATCGAGCAGCGGACGAACACGATCGCCCGTCAGTTCGACCGGGTCTGCCAGGTGCTCGACGCGTTGCACTACCTGGACGGCGACAAGACGACGGAGGCCGGCGATCGGCTCTCGCGGATCTACACCGAGCTCGACCTGGTCGCGGCGGAATGCCTGCGGGTGGGGGTGTTCGACGATCTCGACGTACCGGAGTTGGCGGCTTGTCTGGCGGCGCTGGTGTACGAGTCGCGGTCCAAGGATGAGCCGACGTCGCCGCGGTTGCCGCGTGGTGAGGTACGGACCGCGCTCGAGAAGATGGGCACCATCTGGCGGGACCTGTCGGCGCTCGAGCGGGACATGCGCGTCGACTTCTTGCGCCCGATGGATCTCGGCTTCTCCTGGGCCGCCTTCCGCTGGGCGTCGGGTGCTTCGCTGGCCGAGGTGCTGTACGAGTCCGACCTTGCGGCCGGTGACTTCGTCCGTTGGGTGAAGCAACTGATCGACCTCACCGAACAGGTCGCCGACGCGGCCGGCCCGACGCCACTGCGCAAGACCGCCCGCCAGGTCACGGACCAGATCCGCCGTGGCGTGATCTCCTACGCATCGGTCGTCGACGAACCCTAG
- a CDS encoding MarR family winged helix-turn-helix transcriptional regulator yields MATNDKPDFGILLLLAEQEFVRELRAATAAQGFDDQGRSDGFVFRTLGAGPATISTLATRLDITKQGAAQIVDDMERRGYVERHPDPTDGRARLIHLSARGEAALKAARRFHQAYERKLRKTYGDEVIDAVRAVFTAMAGEDSTTDPHFRALMF; encoded by the coding sequence ATGGCGACAAATGACAAGCCCGATTTCGGCATCCTGCTGCTCCTCGCCGAACAGGAGTTCGTCCGCGAACTCCGCGCGGCCACCGCGGCGCAGGGCTTCGACGACCAGGGCCGCTCCGACGGCTTCGTCTTCCGCACCCTCGGCGCCGGGCCGGCAACCATCAGCACCCTGGCGACCCGGCTGGACATCACCAAACAGGGCGCGGCGCAGATTGTCGACGACATGGAGCGGCGAGGGTACGTGGAGCGGCACCCCGATCCGACGGACGGACGGGCGCGACTGATCCACCTGTCAGCGCGCGGCGAGGCTGCTTTGAAGGCGGCCCGGCGCTTCCACCAGGCGTACGAACGCAAGCTGCGCAAGACCTACGGCGACGAAGTGATCGACGCGGTCCGTGCTGTCTTCACCGCAATGGCAGGCGAAGACAGCACCACCGATCCGCACTTCAGAGCACTGATGTTCTAG